Below is a genomic region from Ziziphus jujuba cultivar Dongzao chromosome 7, ASM3175591v1.
aaactataattaGCATATGAAATAATCAAACATCACCTAAAgtttatttaaatgaaattgataAGGAATAAAACTTTTACATAACAAGTTATAACTTTATTAAGTACCACTGAAAATTGCtattcatgtatatatttctaaaatttaataatatttcttgGACGTGACATaataagtttattattattttatcaccgTAACAGTTGGAAACATAATTTTCATGCAAGTTAAATAAGAAATCAATGCTTGTGCGTGTACATGCTCCGTCTGCACGCAAAAGACACATTAGAGGGAGCTTTGAAATTTCGAAACATTAAttgataatagtaataaaaaaccataataaTATACAACAAGATAATAATGATCGGATCTTAGCGCTTCTCCATTTTGGTTTTAGAAACAAAAGGTTTTTTTCTAAGCAGCTTTTGCAACttcaaattataacaaaaatccgaaaacaaacaacaaaatacaTACATGCagtgattaatttaaaaaagctCTACGACTCAAGCTGAGCATACCAAACACCCTGAATCTTCACATCCTTGGGAACTTTCGCACCCAAATCAGTATCGGAAGGCTGAAGACTCTCAAACACTCCGATGACCTCTCCGGTCTCGGGCTTGCTCTTGGTGACACTCAAAGTGATCTTCCCCGTCGACGAGGCAGTGTTCTTGATGTTTTCCTTAACAAGTTCCTCCTCGTCTCCTCTTCCACCGGCAGGCAATGCAACGGCATTGTCATAACCAGTCGATCCACCTCTTCCCTTTGGGTCCAAGAAAGACGAACCACGGTACGATGGCACCAAGAATTCTCCACTAAAGCTGTCCGGTTTGCCGGATGCCACAAGCTGTTTGATGGTGAAAAGGAACGGCACGCGCTCTCCACCGGGAAGCTGGACGGTGACGGCGGCGTAGTCGATGCCGTCTTTCTCCTCGAACTTCAAAGAGCCGTCGTTTGAGACCTCGAAAGGTCCCTCGATCTCGTCGAGGGTGTAGGTCAAGCGGGTCATGAGCTTGGTGTTTTGGAATTCAGGTGGGGCGTTCTTGTTGACACCCTCTGCTTTGACCGTGAACGATGTGGGTTCCAAGCAGAACTTCTTGGCGTTGTATTTGCCTGGTTTGAAGGCGAATGAATCCACTCCTCCATCGATGGTTGGGCATTGGTTGGCTGTCCCTGTTCCTTTTACTTCTAGGTATGTCTTGCTCTGGATTTCGTCGTAGGTTAGCCTCTTTGGAACTCCTTCTGCACTTGCTCCCTACCAAAAATTAAGCCCCAGCTTTGAAATAATAACGAATTGATTAATTATCACTTAACAAACCGTGTTAATAAATTAACTGATTGTTTTATTTCTATGTAATTGTACTTTTAAGATCACAAATTACGGGTATATAAACAAAAGAATATCTAATTATGTATACGCATGGTGAATATTAAAACTGTGCATTCAAATTCATCCAACAAACAAACagagataaaaagaaaagagtttttttttttttttttattgacgatcgatcttaattttcttttttttcttttttttatttggtactAATTACTGAAGCAGgaaagaatggaagaaattaaagatCGTACCGAGACAACGAGGGCAGAAGTGGCAAGAGCAAAGCCGGCGATTTTGGAGGCGTCGACGCACTTCTGAGCGAAGTCCTTAAGATCGGCTTGAAGAGAGCAGGTGAGTCTAGCACCGGATGATTCAACGCCGAAAGCCTTGGAAACGCTTTGGGAGGACCTAAGCTGCGTGGTGGAACGGGATGAGACGCCGAGCTTCGTCGGCTGCATCAGAGTAGCCGCGGCTTGTAATGAGGCTGCCATGGTTGGTGTTTATGGCAGTGAGATTGGAAGCAAGAGAGTATTTGGAAGAGGAAATTGTGTGGGGAGAGTGAAGAATGGACAATTATTTGGTGGCATTGGGTGAATCTAATGTAAGATAACGGATAGGATAAGGTTTTCTCCCATTGGCTGGTTATAGCTAATACACTCGGTTTCATTGATTGCCACGTGGCAAGTTTCTCAAATGGGATAAAGATACTCTTGTTGGCTCTTACTCTGTGTTCCCTATTTCACTTTTTTGCACCCTCAGGTCATCAGATGTGTGGTTCTGGTGCAGTCTTGCCTCTTTGACCACTATGTAATCTGCGTCTAATTTTTggcttgaatattttattagaaaaatatcaGGAATGTGATTCTAACATGGAACAAACATGTACATTCAGTGTAAGCCCACTTTTCATATGAACAAAGGGTGTAGACCTATTCTTGCATCGGCAAGTCTCCCATATTATAAGACTACTATTTGTTAAAATAGGATTAGATAGAATTGTTGTTGTCTTGCCCTAATGCCAATTACAATCGACTAATTACCATTGAACTAAAACAAAATAGCCATGGTTCTGTTCTATGTTGTAACAGTTTCTTTATAGGTTGTGACTCATGAGCCCATGACATCTTGGTTCTAACTGGAATAAAGGCTTTACATCCTATATGTAACTTTGATACCGTCGAATCTCGATCAAAAAGATTAAAAACGCTGAAATATCGTACCATTTTCAGGCAGTGTTGCACACCGTGCAGGACCCAACGAGATGTCTCACCAAGCCCATTAAAGGCACACAAGACCAGTTACCGATTGCCAtctttttaatttcctaatatttatttatatatatatatatatatatattatcttgaGAGGGGGGCTTGAACAATCACCGTTTGTTATCCTCAATCCTTCGTTTTTTTAATtcgtaaattaatttttaaaatctaatttgaCAGCTAACCAGCATTTGAATACTTGTTATATTGAATGTATTTGCAACAAAACAATATTAAGGGGTTTGAGTgtaatttcattatattttagatgtatcttctaaaattatttttgcaaaaaatgcaaaaaaaactcttattaaattcattttaaatattaaaagtagACATGGATAAGCTTTGTTCGTTTTTGTGTTAAAATCTAATCTAAATTAAACTTTTCAATTTACTCAATCTAATCTAAGTCAAATCAACCTAGaccgattatatatatatatatatatatatcacataaaCATCCATCGGTTTGTTATTCAAAATTCATGACCAAAAAAGGCTAATCAACCATTAGTTTTGTTGATCTAAAATTAGAAATTCCATTCATTACAATTgagtttttattataaatttttattatctatttttacATCTTTCAACTAtcacattttaaaaatcaaatatttttttcaatcaaacatttatttgtttaaagaaAATTCAGCATAGACTATAAGGTGATATAaactaataatgataacaaataaataaatttacatataaaaaaactcattatatatataattgttttaattatcCAATTAGGATTAGGTTGGATTGTTATGACATTTCTAACTCGAAATCCAATTCAAATCGATAGTTTTGTAATATTTGTGACCAATCTAAtctatataaaagaaatttaatccAAATCGTTCTAAACAATTTGAATTAGTGGGCTTGAACAGGTTGATTATGAGATTTGCCcacttttagaattttataaatcataaagaatttttaaatttaaaattatttttcaaacttttttttatttaagaatatttttctgatatatttttttaattattgacacatatcattaaaaattttaataatttaaaatcaaacataaaatttttaataatttaaaaatcaaatataaaaagaaatcatCTAAATAGcatttgattttaagaattaaatattttgaaaataatttagtttTCCCTAACTGTGCACAAACTTATAATTCGCAAGCGTAATGTGTTTAGAGTCCATGCAACTCAAGGACCATCCTACTTTTTGTTCTCTTACCATTTAGCTCAATTTTCTCCATAATTTTACCCAATTTTGAGAGCAAAAACAATTCAACGAAACAAATTTTAgtcattttttttggttttcggttttttcttttttttaattaattcagtagttatgtgtttatttatttattttcttttagcttCTAATTGTTACTCATGGTACAAAAGAGAGAGCAAATAAAAACCATGTCATGCCATGTGAGAAAAACTATGTCAGTGAGAGATAAGAGAGATCAGCTCAAAAGTGCTTGAAACAGTATCATCGATGCTCCTCAGGCTATATTTGAGTTGCTTCTTCTCATCATCGCTACATCATCCTTATCTCTAAATttaaaacaagaataaaaagatttcaaattacagtaacaaaaaaaaccaaaaatctttAACTTTGTTGTATTAAAATCGAAAAAGCTAAAAACTTACCATacaaatatttcaataaattagAAAACAGTTTCATTCAGGCATTCAGTATGAGTAGGAGGTTGATTTGATCATCACAAGAAATCTCAGACAACAAGCTTCATCATTATGCCTGAAAATTTATCTCAAAtactaaaaccaaaaaaacaatttttaaaataaaaaataaaaaattagaagaaaaatatattaagtaAATACGAATTCAGAAGAGAATGGGTGGAGGATGAATATCTCTCAGACAAATGCCTCGATTTGTCGTCAGGGTTTTAAAGAATGGAAATAAATCGGACTCGTCATCGTTATTTGATCATCACCGAGAAAACTCCCCACCCAAATCACCATACACAAAAAAGAGATAGTCCACAATAGGAACAAAAAGACACGAATAacagaattaaaaaaacaaaataaaaacgatTGCTTGAGACCTTTAACAATCATCAATAGCCAACATGATTAGCTCAACCATCAATACAGAACAGAGAAAGAACTTCGACAGAGATGGAGGCCGTTTGTTGCTTTTATATAGGCCAGAGGCTgttttagggttagggtttttgAGCTCTTCTCTCTAGTCCTTCCTGGGCCAGAAAATATGGGCTCTTACAATATGGGCCTTATGATGTGGGCTCCAATTACTGTGTTTCAAATTGAGGCGAATTTTAGATGACGGTACATGTCCACAGACTCAACTTTATACACCtcaccaaaataaaattaaataaatttttttcaaattattaattcGCCATcctttagggaaaaaaaaaaaaagaaaaaaaaagaaaaaaaaaaaaaaggtccacatatatgATAACCTTATGAATTAGGATGCTCAATGTAATGTAAATATAATACTAGTtcagttttctttttcattcaaGTATAAGATCTTGAACGGTTAGATACTTGGTACACTGAAATTTTAACCATTGTTGGGTTCTGCAAAGAAAGTTCCAATTTTCAGATCATGGAACTAGCTGCCATGGGCTGCCTactaatatattattgttagaacttttataaaaaaaaatattttatttttagatcatGCATCATAAAGCAAAATTTAGGTTGTACTAATGTCCATCCGGAGGCAGCctagtgggagaaaaataataataataataataaaaaatatatatatatatacaaatagtaGTTGGATATGTCGGTGGGTTTAGTGGATCAATAACACGAGAGTGAACGAATTGTTTACCaaatttctttatcaaataatataaataaccaaaaaaaaaaaaaaggcttattGCTGACAATAAAAGTGGAGCCTACAACAGATACACGTTGTTGCGGTTTGCAAGTTTCAACAGAAAGACATATTACAAAAGCCTAGATGAAGTGGAGAACCAATGCCCAGACAGGATAGACTATCAGAAAGATAATACCGAGGGTGTTTGAAATTCCATGGCTCTGTGTGAATGAATTTCTGAATCCCCCAGATGCCCTGATGTGTTCTTGAAGCAGGTAACAACCGATGAAGAGGCAGATCAGTATACTAACCCAGCTGTCCCTCAATGTGTGTGCAAAGAAGTTCGGAGCCACGACCAGAAGAAGAATCAATGATCCTGGCATCTCCAACCAATCTGCATGGAGAAAATGAGACTCAAAGCTGTTACAACATCACAATTAGAGGCAAAAGCCGAAGAGTCTATGTGAGGACCATCAAGCAATGTTATAATTAGTTGACCAGAATCCACTTCGATTTTTGGGGTTGATGGAAACTTAATATGATACAATAATCTAGTTATCTTCTTGATAGTCCTGTTATTCTGTCATGAAAAGAAGTATTGAATAGATTGACTTGATACAAAGTGCTCCATCCATTTCATAAATGAAAATGAACATATTGAGTTAAGACAATATGAAATATTCTCGAGCAACCTACACAGAATATAGATATAGACTGTAAATTCTTAGTGAAAGGTGGGTTTAgtcaagtgaaaattgtcaacTTAAATAACAAGGCAGAGACAATCCATAAACCGTGAGGCTGTAGCTGACGATACAAGTGGAGGTATGACAAATGAAgcagaaactaaaaataatgaatCAGAAAGAATGGATAATTTTAATGTCTTATTTGGAACATGGGAAGCAAGAGAAGCATAGTCAACTTTAGAACAGAGAATGGTTTTTAAAGCATCTTTGTTCCCAAACACCCAAATTGGTAGAAACTGAGTAGAAAAAGGTTTATGCTTTAACAAATATGATTCAATCTCCCAACCTAGtggcacacacacacacactggACCAGACAAGTGCATATATGATACAACCTACATAGTGTAGGCTACACTGCAATGTACAAAACTATATTACACAGTAAATTAGAAAGTCCAATTGGTAATTGAAATCTGTTTTATTTGGCAGCCTTAATATAAATAACTAAGCTAAGGTGGAAGATGATAAGATAGGTGACACAAAGCAACTTTAGCGTACCTGGGAAATGTCGTGGGAAGAAAAGCCTTAATACAACTGCAATGAAAGCAATCCATTTTCCCACCTCTCCTCTGCATAAAATTGACAGAAATTCTCAAAACAAACATCATAAGAATCGATggataaattaagaaataaacaaaagtgCACCAACACGAGATTTATCACCTCAGCAAGTTGAACAATGCTGCGGGAAGACTGAAGAAGATATAAGGAACTAAAAGTGAAGTAAGCATATTTGTTCTCCAGTTTGTTCGATCCAATATCAACAAATAACTGCAGTGAACAATGGGAAATATTTAGTGAGGACGTGTGGAAATGCACTAGATTCAGTTTCAAAAGAAAACGTGGAAATCAACCCATGAAAAATATATGGTCATTATTTTGTTAAGATAAAAACTTTTGCTTCCCTCACCAGTCAAACAACATATGAAATTGATAAAGAAAGCATCTATTTAGTTGTAAACAACTTAATGAACCTTCtctaacaattttattattattattattttttatttttaccaagttaaaaataaaagggttctatatattcaattttactTTAAGTGATATCCATATTCCATAACTGTTCAAAATAGTTGTTATCTTCAAAAGTAATTATTAGTCATTTTGACATCCAAACAAGTTTAAAATTGCAGAACAGAACCTAGGTTTACTTATTAGCATTCACATCCTGACCAAGTAGGGGCAATAAATTGCAGGAAAATAACAGATCAAGGCTC
It encodes:
- the LOC107424728 gene encoding cold-regulated 413 plasma membrane protein 2 codes for the protein MGRMEFLAMRTDPATADLINSDINELKVAAKRLFNDASKLGGLGFGTSFLKWVASFAAIYLLILDRTNWRTNMLTSLLVPYIFFSLPAALFNLLRGEVGKWIAFIAVVLRLFFPRHFPDWLEMPGSLILLLVVAPNFFAHTLRDSWVSILICLFIGCYLLQEHIRASGGFRNSFTQSHGISNTLGIIFLIVYPVWALVLHFI
- the LOC107424756 gene encoding oxygen-evolving enhancer protein 1, chloroplastic, producing the protein MAASLQAAATLMQPTKLGVSSRSTTQLRSSQSVSKAFGVESSGARLTCSLQADLKDFAQKCVDASKIAGFALATSALVVSGASAEGVPKRLTYDEIQSKTYLEVKGTGTANQCPTIDGGVDSFAFKPGKYNAKKFCLEPTSFTVKAEGVNKNAPPEFQNTKLMTRLTYTLDEIEGPFEVSNDGSLKFEEKDGIDYAAVTVQLPGGERVPFLFTIKQLVASGKPDSFSGEFLVPSYRGSSFLDPKGRGGSTGYDNAVALPAGGRGDEEELVKENIKNTASSTGKITLSVTKSKPETGEVIGVFESLQPSDTDLGAKVPKDVKIQGVWYAQLES